The Prochlorococcus marinus str. MIT 9301 genome segment TAAAAATAATTAAGAATACTGAAGGGAAATATCGGAGATAATCTCGCTAAAAAAATTAATTTAAGTCCGCCTTTTTCTACTACTTTTTCCATGACACTTAATTTTGGATAACGGCTAAAAAGATTTTTTAGCTTTTTTGCAAAAAAACTCTTTGATACAAAAAAAGCAACTGATGCTCCTATGAAAGCGGAAATGAAAACGATAATTGATCCTAAATATGAGCCATATAAAAAACCTGATAATAAAGATAACCAAGAGGCTGGAAGTATTAATAAAACAGTAAAAATATAAATACAAGCAAACGAAAAGATCCCAAAGCCAGTATTAAAAAAAAAAGATAAATTATAAATATTTTCAAGAAATATATTCATTCTCAATTCAAAAGTTCGAGTTTTTTTGTAATTCT includes the following:
- a CDS encoding TVP38/TMEM64 family protein produces the protein MNIFLENIYNLSFFFNTGFGIFSFACIYIFTVLLILPASWLSLLSGFLYGSYLGSIIVFISAFIGASVAFFVSKSFFAKKLKNLFSRYPKLSVMEKVVEKGGLKLIFLARLSPIFPFSILNYFYGLNNIKFRDFALGLLGIIPGTVLYCSIGSLAKSIQELKNVQSPNNLYITSIGIISTFLVVYFSAQYSREYFEKS